The window TTCCAAAACCGGCTTCCACAATCGTGCGCAGAAAACGGTAAAGCTCGGCGCGGGGGAGTCCGAAGATGATTCCGCCCAATTCCGCGTACACCTGGGGATGCGCCCAAAATAGGGCCAGTAAATCATCCAGCATTGGCCAGCCAGCATGCATAATGTAAACTCGTAGTTTCGGACGCCGGATGAGCGCTTCTTCCAAGGTGAGCGGACTGTGTAAAGCGGCCCGATAGCGGCCGGCTCCCAAATAAGGAGCCCCGGGCGGGCCGGTCCCGATGTGGATGCCGACCGGAATGTCCAGTTCTTCCGCCACCGCGAGGTATGGTTCAAAAAGAGAGTCATCGGGTCGAATGCCGACATATTGGTTGGTTACCTCGGCCAGAACTGCAAAGTGCCCGGACTGATATAATCGGCGGAGCGAATCAGGGGAGATTTTTTCGCGGCCAAACTGGAACTGAAAACCGGCGATGAATCGGCCCGGCGCGGCCTTGCTCCATTCTCGCACCCGTTCCAAAGTCCCGCTCAAGACACCAAAAACGTTGCGCCTTTTCATCGCCGCAATGGTCTGCCACATAAGTTCCTCGTCTGTTTTGGGCGACCAAACAGGATCGGGACAGGGGGGGTTTTTCTGCCAAGCGATAAAGATATCCCCCCACGATTCGGCCGGATCGTTGGTTGGAAATCCTTGGGTGGGCACACACAGCCCCAAAGGGGGCGGCCCGTTGGCGTCCGCTGACAATGCGTGGAGGTGCATATCGATGACTGGAAGGCGTCCTTGGGCGGAAAGCGGATTTGCAAAAAGAAGAATCAATAGCCCCAGGAGTAGTCCCAACCTTCTTGTTTCCGCATGATTTGTCATTGGCGGCTTTATACCATACTCCGAAAAACTTGTCAACTACTCCACAACCGTCAAAAGCCTTTCCGTGGAGGCTTGGGGGCGGTAATCATGGAGAAACGAGAAAAGCGGCCTAACTCCGGCCGCTTTCTCGAAATTGCAAAAACCGAAAAGGTCGGGAACTATCCCTAAAAAAGCTTGGCTCCTACTTGGCCGGAATCAGGTCGAACTTGCCGGCGCCTTCGTTGTAAAAGAGCGCGCCCTCCGTGGAGTCACCGCCGCTCCAGTGCTTGTGCCCGCCCGGAATCCGCAGGAATTCTCCGGGGCCGACCCGCTTTTCACCGTCGTCGTCCTTATACAGATAAGCCCCCTTGATAACCACGAGCCAGTTATCGTTGGTGTGTGTATGCCATCCGGCGTCGAATCCGGGCACGAATTTGACAAAGGAACCAAAGCGCCCTTTGTCCGGATCCCCCCATAGGGTTGCCCGGGAAGCGCCGGGAACTATGTCCTTGTAGGTTGCCTGGTCGGCCGAGGCAAAGGTCGCTTTTTTCGCCTTGGGCTGTTTCGCCTGCCCAAAACCGATTACGTAGACAACGGCTAAAAGAATCGCCGCCGCCAGAAACGCCACTATTTTTTTCACGTCTTCCTCCTTTGTTTGTTTGCGTAGTTGGTATAGCCAATCTTTGAAAACTTGTCAACTACGTGAGGACTTCCAAAAGCTTTTCTGAAAGCGCCTCCGGCACGGTAATCATTGAGCAATGGGAGGTGGCCAGTTCCATGTATTTCCAGTCGGGCCGCCCTTTGAGTTCCCGCGCCAAGCGGGGAAATGAGCCGTCGGGGGGATTGCCCGTGCAAAAAATGAAAGTTCGCGGAATTTTTTCCGCTTTGGGATTTCCGAGAATGGCCGGCTCAATGACCGTGCGATAAGGATGCGCCGTCAGCTTGGAACGGAGCCACTCCACGTCCTTCTCAATGCTGATTCCAAGCGTTTCGCTCTTTGGGTCCAAGGCCGGAATCTTCCACCCCTCCCCTTCCGTTTTGGCCAGTTCTTCCAGCATTATTCGGAAGCGCTCCACCTGCAAATCGGAAAGGGATTTTCCATTTTCCGGCACAAAGGCGTCCAAGTAAACCAAGTGGGCAATGCGCTCCGGCACTCGATGAGAAACAGAGCCGATTACCATCCCGGAGTAGCTGTGCCCCACCAAAACGACATCGTGCAAATCCTGAAATTGGAGGAAGTTCACCACGTCATCCACGTGTGTCTGCAACCCGACTTCGGGAGTCAAAAGATGGGAACGCTCTCCCAAACCGGTCAAAGTGACGGCGGAGGCCTCGTGCCCGTGGGCGCACAGCCTGGGTATCACCCGGTTCCAGCACCACGCGCCAAAAAAGGCGCCGTGGACTAAGACGAAATGAGCCATTAGCTTTTTATTTCTTTATGTACGGCTTCAACTGCAAATCAATGCGGCCGATGTGGCTCTTGAGCCAGTCCTCCGCGATGCCCATAAGCTCGTGCGCGTCCTCGGATAAATAGCCGCGCGATTCATACCGCTTGCGAAAGTCGTCATAGACCGAAAGAAAGCGGGCGTGATCCTCCCGGTTTTTGTCCGCTATCGGACAGCGGTATTCCTCCATG of the Verrucomicrobiia bacterium genome contains:
- a CDS encoding amidohydrolase family protein, whose protein sequence is MGLLLGLLILLFANPLSAQGRLPVIDMHLHALSADANGPPPLGLCVPTQGFPTNDPAESWGDIFIAWQKNPPCPDPVWSPKTDEELMWQTIAAMKRRNVFGVLSGTLERVREWSKAAPGRFIAGFQFQFGREKISPDSLRRLYQSGHFAVLAEVTNQYVGIRPDDSLFEPYLAVAEELDIPVGIHIGTGPPGAPYLGAGRYRAALHSPLTLEEALIRRPKLRVYIMHAGWPMLDDLLALFWAHPQVYAELGGIIFGLPRAELYRFLRTIVEAGFGKRIMFGSDQMVWPGVIEPSIDAIESAPFLSEEQKRDILYINAARFLRLSKEEVARHHGR
- a CDS encoding DUF4437 domain-containing protein; this translates as MKKIVAFLAAAILLAVVYVIGFGQAKQPKAKKATFASADQATYKDIVPGASRATLWGDPDKGRFGSFVKFVPGFDAGWHTHTNDNWLVVIKGAYLYKDDDGEKRVGPGEFLRIPGGHKHWSGGDSTEGALFYNEGAGKFDLIPAK
- a CDS encoding hemerythrin family protein, whose protein sequence is MKWSDGYAVGEPRIDEQHKMLFKTVGDFQTALGEGRGEKTFGLLLDFLERYFRGHFKYEERCMEEYRCPIADKNREDHARFLSVYDDFRKRYESRGYLSEDAHELMGIAEDWLKSHIGRIDLQLKPYIKK
- a CDS encoding alpha/beta fold hydrolase, producing MAHFVLVHGAFFGAWCWNRVIPRLCAHGHEASAVTLTGLGERSHLLTPEVGLQTHVDDVVNFLQFQDLHDVVLVGHSYSGMVIGSVSHRVPERIAHLVYLDAFVPENGKSLSDLQVERFRIMLEELAKTEGEGWKIPALDPKSETLGISIEKDVEWLRSKLTAHPYRTVIEPAILGNPKAEKIPRTFIFCTGNPPDGSFPRLARELKGRPDWKYMELATSHCSMITVPEALSEKLLEVLT